A section of the Pyxidicoccus xibeiensis genome encodes:
- a CDS encoding pentapeptide repeat-containing protein → MAKAPSIEKLLQSGSAEWNRMRKSGQVSTDHTGATFTQLFSANTDLSGLGLIGSEWERCDLSKVNFRDADLSNAYFHGGRLQDCDFRGANLEGATFEKLKLLRCDFTGAKGLDDVEMDDVDMDRVVGLDGEEAPPPPPPPAQGITAFTREQREKALGAQAAAVMQGEPSGGEELPPFRPQDPPGSLFFRGLKRMAMPPLWVLDVPGLRPLLPQRLPPGSSLETLYREAVKTRLENKKPAADPAVVERAQKALRMGAKDSAVAAMYLREVGVLPMARFSAAQVLKGALREEVEVDDLTGQIDPRTTGALLELRLTHEVVDHLQEARRRLAATQLYTSLLEAGFNPENNWDEALESSDAAMELAQAATGEDRNALFEGFQVFSALPEESRLRRLAYLAESVSHLELVSRLPEGMEPAWLNGPETRECHDREMTYVQALKAQDIPTKVAALAKAELGVPEGEVPEDSDDDLFVHVRCDVCGKEKLIVQSPDA, encoded by the coding sequence ATGGCGAAAGCCCCAAGTATCGAGAAGCTTCTTCAGAGTGGCTCGGCGGAATGGAACCGGATGCGCAAGTCCGGCCAGGTCTCGACCGACCATACCGGCGCCACCTTTACCCAACTGTTCTCCGCCAACACGGACCTCTCCGGCCTGGGCCTCATCGGCTCCGAATGGGAGCGGTGCGACCTGTCCAAGGTCAACTTCCGGGACGCGGACCTCTCCAACGCCTACTTCCACGGCGGGCGACTCCAGGACTGCGACTTCCGGGGCGCGAACCTGGAGGGCGCCACGTTCGAGAAGTTGAAGCTCCTGCGCTGCGACTTCACGGGCGCCAAGGGGCTGGACGACGTGGAGATGGACGACGTGGACATGGACCGGGTCGTCGGTCTGGACGGCGAGGAGGCCCCTCCCCCGCCCCCGCCGCCCGCCCAGGGCATCACCGCGTTCACCCGTGAGCAGCGCGAGAAGGCGCTGGGCGCCCAGGCCGCCGCGGTCATGCAGGGCGAGCCGTCTGGAGGGGAGGAGCTGCCGCCCTTCCGCCCGCAGGACCCGCCCGGCTCGCTCTTCTTCCGGGGGCTGAAGCGCATGGCCATGCCCCCGCTGTGGGTGCTGGACGTGCCGGGCCTCCGCCCGCTGCTGCCGCAGCGGCTGCCGCCGGGCAGCTCACTGGAGACGCTCTACCGCGAGGCGGTGAAGACGCGGCTGGAGAACAAGAAGCCGGCGGCGGACCCCGCGGTGGTGGAGCGGGCGCAGAAGGCGCTGCGGATGGGGGCGAAGGACTCCGCCGTGGCGGCCATGTACCTGCGCGAGGTGGGCGTGCTGCCGATGGCGCGCTTCTCCGCGGCACAGGTGCTGAAGGGCGCGCTGCGAGAAGAGGTGGAGGTGGATGACCTCACCGGGCAGATTGACCCTCGCACCACGGGGGCGCTGCTGGAGCTGCGGCTGACGCACGAGGTGGTGGACCACCTGCAGGAGGCGCGGCGCCGGCTGGCGGCCACGCAGCTGTACACGTCGCTCTTGGAGGCGGGCTTCAACCCGGAGAACAACTGGGACGAGGCGCTGGAGTCGAGCGACGCGGCGATGGAGCTGGCCCAGGCGGCGACGGGCGAGGACCGCAACGCGCTGTTCGAGGGCTTCCAGGTCTTCTCCGCGCTGCCCGAGGAGTCGCGGCTGCGGCGGCTGGCGTACCTGGCCGAGTCGGTGTCCCACCTGGAGTTGGTGAGCCGGCTGCCGGAGGGCATGGAGCCGGCGTGGCTGAACGGGCCGGAGACGCGCGAGTGCCATGACCGGGAGATGACGTACGTCCAGGCGCTGAAGGCGCAGGACATCCCGACGAAGGTGGCGGCGCTGGCGAAGGCGGAGCTCGGCGTGCCCGAGGGCGAGGTGCCCGAGGACAGCGACGACGACCTCTTCGTCCACGTGCGCTGTGACGTGTGCGGCAAGGAGAAGCTCATCGTCCAGTCACCGGACGCCTGA
- a CDS encoding RluA family pseudouridine synthase, whose translation MIEYRIEADTAGMRLDKHLRKRLPNVPVSHLFKMIRTKKVRVNGKRAQPEQLLAEGDVLTIRGDEQQLTADDRPKSDRPTPPPPPVDPSRLVILKEDDWLMAVDKPSGMAVHTGSGITGGTLVDYVRAYLGPKAVRNDFAASPAHRLDRETSGVILVAKRRPAMVHFTEVFTHGLSKKRYLTLVKGKMPKDSGVIELPLSEHQQTAESKARRGVNMQDAVTRWKVVKQSGDAALLSCSIETGRTHQIRRHLAAIGHPVAGDKKYGDFAFNRDVRARWGLKRLFLHAERIEFPHPEGGVKVAVEAPLAPELRDVLKRAALVP comes from the coding sequence ATGATCGAGTACCGAATCGAAGCCGACACCGCCGGGATGCGGCTGGACAAGCACCTGCGCAAACGGCTCCCCAATGTTCCGGTGAGCCACCTCTTCAAGATGATTCGCACCAAGAAGGTGCGGGTAAATGGGAAGCGTGCGCAGCCCGAGCAGTTGCTAGCCGAGGGAGACGTGCTCACCATCCGCGGCGACGAGCAGCAGCTCACGGCCGACGACCGTCCAAAATCGGACCGTCCGACGCCGCCGCCCCCGCCGGTGGACCCCAGCCGGCTGGTGATTCTCAAGGAGGACGACTGGCTCATGGCCGTGGACAAGCCCAGCGGGATGGCCGTCCATACCGGCAGCGGCATCACCGGCGGCACGCTGGTGGACTATGTGCGCGCCTACCTGGGCCCCAAGGCCGTCCGCAACGACTTCGCCGCCTCTCCCGCCCACCGGCTGGACAGGGAGACCTCCGGCGTCATCCTGGTGGCCAAGCGCCGCCCGGCGATGGTGCACTTCACCGAGGTCTTCACCCACGGCCTGTCGAAGAAGCGCTACCTCACCCTGGTGAAGGGGAAGATGCCCAAGGATTCCGGGGTCATCGAGCTGCCCCTGTCGGAACACCAGCAGACGGCCGAGTCCAAGGCCCGTCGAGGGGTGAACATGCAGGACGCCGTCACCCGGTGGAAGGTCGTCAAGCAGTCGGGCGACGCAGCGCTCCTGTCCTGCTCCATCGAGACCGGGCGCACCCATCAGATAAGAAGGCATCTGGCCGCCATCGGACATCCGGTGGCGGGGGACAAGAAGTACGGAGACTTCGCCTTCAACCGCGACGTGCGGGCGCGCTGGGGGCTCAAGAGGTTGTTCCTGCATGCCGAGCGCATTGAATTTCCGCACCCCGAAGGCGGGGTGAAGGTGGCCGTGGAGGCCCCCCTCGCTCCCGAGCTCCGGGACGTGCTCAAGCGGGCCGCATTGGTGCCCTGA